Proteins from a genomic interval of Lolium perenne isolate Kyuss_39 chromosome 1, Kyuss_2.0, whole genome shotgun sequence:
- the LOC127295675 gene encoding uncharacterized protein: MPYPAAGAAVGTHHPLQYEPPLGPAAYSPRGGDSSSAWELRPWSPVPAESLAPERAAAARPPRHECYWWPASFSSNAPPGGDSSSAWDKGERPRSPLPADPFAEYYDKLAGYFVEAARRLPLAQIPYLAHCIRLKGLAIGFADPVTNILLTTIDAFAHTEKYMIYPVDRTAIELTKHKITFADGARSSWVALNRFMVCYFRYLTGTQADLLLHKAGYDLRVAIEAVELHIAGPNYSELLQDSARTKTAFEDAAYPRCSAPNLLRLMTSSYSRSMVEPILEDLRRGGELTADCVYKLCTLLRCPWSSPPPRPPPPIPGTFRDRSGGATLIFSFGDDSFVTTRISKDGVATATVSSSSPTYAGCLEDTTNLVSMFPIHSGRLVSHTETLESPEFLPFLKSQLLDMIHGVYLKAIAMLPARALREGHLLHSLVTAGHCYGPLDPVSNIVVNTIWYDATFPLSIASKVGAMDILDARSMHRIESRSIDGLVAYLRRSPSIDEQHAVTILCRNRLDNPILDLSNMRDVALAAKHPQPAAFGEFLEHVSIQELYNQYCLSRVQGNPDSAFEVLKTALLQETSQTTRVASRLKRCAHHMDASAALERSFFMSQQDHFRRVLETLLIGYGYTNPLVPLYNLGVICGVTRQRNYSCTDVYHANFLASSDGGSSWKLFFAEFWNQPDERIEESKRPFCCPIPDYHEYPGRCVVCENGSCIIVHPQSRKYYMGNSSLPFPILGHLGADTSEKLDFDVIYPSL, from the exons atgccgtatcctgccgccggcgccgccgtcgGCACTCACCACCCTCTCCAATATGAGCCGCCCTTGGGGCCTGCTGCCTACTCTCCGCGCGGGGGAGACTCCTCCTCCGCCTGGGAGTTGCGGCCTTGGTCTCCTGTGCCCGCGGAGTCCCTCGCGCCGGAgagagccgccgccgcccgccctccCCGTCATGAGTGCTACTGGTGGCCTGCTTCCTTCAGCAGCAATGCTCCGCCTGGGGGAGACTCCTCCTCCGCCTGGGACAAGGGAGAGAGGCCTCGGTCTCCCCTGCCGGCGGATCCTTTCGCGGAGTACTACGACAAGCTGGCCGGGTACTTTGTGGAGGCGGCCCGCCGCCTCCCCCTCGCTCAAATCCCCTACCTCGCCCACTGCATCAGACTGAAGGGTCTCGCCATCGGCTTCGCCGACCCCGTCACCAACATCCTCCTCACCACCATCGACGCTTTCGCCCACACCGAGAAGTACATGATCTATCCGGTGGACCGCACAGCCATTGAGCTAACAAAACACAAGATTACCTTCGCTGATGGCGCTCGCAGCTCCTGGGTGGCTCTAAACAGATTCATGGTCTGCTATTTTCGGTACCTCACGGGGACTCAAGCCGACCTTCTCCTCCACAAGGCTGGCTATGATCTCCGCGTTGCCATTGAAGCTGTTGAACTTCATATTGCTGGCCCAAATTATTCTGAGCTGCTCCAGGATTCTGCCAGGACCAAGACAGCATTTGAGGACGCCGCTTACCCACGGTGTTCTGCGCCCAACCTCTTGCGTCTAATGACGTCGAGTTACAGCCGTTCCATGGTCGAGCCCATCCTAGAAGATTTGCGCCGAGGGGGGGAGCTCACAGCTGACTGTGTCTACAAGCTCTGCACGTTGCTGCGCTGTCCATGGTCGTCGCCACCGCCACGCCCCCCTCCTCCTATTCCTGGAACTTTTCGGGACAGGAGCGGCGGTGCCACCTTGATCTTCTCCTTCGGAGATGATTCTTTTGTCACAACTCGCATCTCAAAGGACGGTGTTGCCACAGCCACCGTCAGCTCATCTAGTCCGACTTATGCTGGTTGCTTGGAAGACACAACCAACCTGGTAAGTATGTTCCCTATCCACAGTGGGAGACTTGTCAGCCACACAGAGACCTTGGAGAGCCCAGAATTTCTGCCGTTTCTCAAGTCGCAGCTACTTGATATGATCCATGGGGTGTATCTAAAGGCCATTGCTATGCTACCAGCTCGTGCTCTACGTGAGGGCCACCTCCTCCACTCTCTAGTAACAGCTGGTCACTGTTACGGACCGTTGGACCCTGTGTCCAATATTGTCGTCAACACAATCTGGTATGATGCTACCTTTCCGTTGTCTATCGCTTCCAAGGTTGGAGCAATGGATATCCTTGACGCCCGCTCAATGCACCGCATTGAATCCCGTTCAATCGACGGCCTGGTTGCCTACCTCCGCAGATCCCCCTCAATAGATGAGCAACATGCCGTGACAATCCTCTGCAGAAATCGCTTGGACAACCCAATCTTGGACTTATCCAATATGCGTGATGTGGCACTGGCCGCGAAACATCCCCAGCCTGCTGCCTTTGGAGAATTTCTCGAGCACGTGTCCATTCAAGAGTTATACAACCAGTACTGCCTTTCTAGGGTCCAGGGGAATCCAGATTCTGCTTTCGAGGTGCTCAAGACGGCTCTACTCCAGGAAACAAGTCAAACAACACGTGTTGCATCACGATTGAAAAGATGCGCTCATCATATGGATGCATCAGCTGCTTTGGAGCGGTCGTTCTTCATGTCTCAACAAGATCATTTTCGTAGGGTGTTGGAAACGTTGCTGATTGGCTATGGCTACACTAATCCCCTG GTACCACTATACAATCTCGGTGTCATCTGTGGAGTGACGAGACAGAGAAACTACAGCTGCACGGATGTTTACCATGCCAATTTTTTGGCTAGCTCAGATGGTGGATCATCGTGGAAGCTGTTCTTCGCTGAATTCTGGAACCAACCAGATGAGAGAATTGAAGAATCAAAAAGGCCTTTTTGCTGCCCTATACCGGATTACCACGAATATCCTG GTCGCTGCGTCGTTTGCGAGAATGGTTCGTGTATCATCGTGCATCCACAATCGCGCAAGTATTACATGGGAAACTCTTCACTTCCATTTCCGATACTAGGCCACCTCGGGGCTGATACAAGTGAGAAATTGGACTTTGACGTAATTTACCCAAGTCTATAG